In Parabacteroides sp. FAFU027, the following proteins share a genomic window:
- a CDS encoding substrate-binding domain-containing protein: MRRQITNAILIGITLLVSISCTNKKERIYTIGFSQCVGNDNWRKQMINEMKIEASFHDNIKLIIEDAQGNSDLQARQIQGLLNKKVDLLIISPNESKPITPIAQKAFKQGIPTILIDRKIDSDDYTTFIGSDNHAIGKSAALFLKNLADRKINVLEVWGLEGSSPARERHKGFVENISDESNLSVKAKLGGNWLRSVAFDKVKAYPGLKDIQAIFAHNDEMALGAYEACVRRGIDPHKLIIVGVDALQGPHGGIQAVIDGKLTASLLYPTGGGKAIQVALDILQNKPCRKEYLLNTAVVDKTNAEILKLQSTQINDYLGKIENQLLKLQFLDYKYNNQRTLLYITVILLCIALFLAILLYFAYLHMKRIYFELQQKNTEINNQRDELALQREQLVVMNEKIEDVTAQKLRFFTNVSHELRTPLSLLISPIDRILEMKKFPEIHRELMVMKNNTDRLLRLITQLLDFRKIEGNEMKLYVKEQNIVSLVKNAKSAFNYQAHIKMIDYTMSLPCESVDIFYDEDKIEKVILNLLSNAFKFTPKAGKIRVELIDDAEAVIITVSDTGKGMLPEQMNRVFERFYQGAGDYSSGTGIGLNLSKEFIELHGGTLSVESHPGEGSRFTIVLKKGKAHFNPETTCYNIDECLQKEQIFEMPVFKEVEMSVDNITESREHTLLIVEDDDNLREYLKTTFRQEYNVQIATNGKEALQVLRDNEVSLIVCDVMMPEMDGFEFCKTVKSDLAISHIPIIMLTALTGEEQMINGLSLGADDYLSKPFNTKQLQLKIRNLLSLKKQIKSYFKNEFFGSYADVELDSSDKLFIKKVCAVLDDNLSESDISIEKVSQEIGLSRIHMYRKIKEITGYSPSEFFKSYKIKKSLPLLAAKNLTISEIAYRCGFTSPSYYSKCFKEVLNISPTEYQMNH; the protein is encoded by the coding sequence ATGAGAAGACAAATCACAAATGCTATACTGATCGGGATTACACTACTGGTCAGTATTTCCTGTACCAATAAGAAAGAACGCATTTATACCATCGGATTTTCCCAATGTGTAGGCAATGATAATTGGCGAAAACAGATGATCAATGAGATGAAAATCGAAGCTTCGTTTCATGATAATATAAAGCTAATCATTGAAGATGCTCAGGGAAACAGCGACCTGCAGGCTCGACAAATACAGGGCCTTCTGAATAAAAAGGTGGATCTGCTGATTATTTCTCCCAATGAATCAAAACCGATTACCCCCATTGCCCAAAAGGCTTTTAAACAAGGAATCCCTACAATCTTAATCGACCGGAAAATCGATAGCGATGACTATACGACTTTTATTGGTTCGGATAATCATGCCATAGGTAAATCAGCCGCTTTATTTTTGAAAAACCTGGCTGATCGGAAAATAAACGTTCTTGAAGTGTGGGGCCTTGAGGGATCATCACCAGCCCGGGAACGTCACAAAGGATTTGTTGAGAATATTTCGGATGAAAGCAACCTCTCCGTAAAAGCAAAGCTGGGTGGTAACTGGTTGAGGAGCGTCGCCTTTGATAAAGTGAAAGCCTATCCCGGCCTAAAGGACATACAAGCTATTTTTGCCCACAATGACGAAATGGCTTTGGGGGCCTACGAAGCTTGTGTCAGACGGGGAATCGACCCTCATAAGCTGATCATTGTGGGAGTGGATGCATTGCAGGGACCTCATGGTGGTATTCAGGCTGTGATTGATGGTAAACTGACCGCCTCGCTGCTGTATCCTACCGGTGGAGGGAAAGCCATTCAGGTAGCTCTGGATATTTTGCAAAATAAACCTTGCCGGAAAGAATATCTGTTGAATACAGCGGTTGTTGATAAAACGAATGCGGAGATTCTGAAACTGCAATCTACCCAAATCAACGATTATCTGGGGAAAATTGAAAACCAACTGCTGAAACTACAGTTTTTGGACTATAAGTACAACAACCAACGTACCTTGCTGTACATTACCGTTATTCTTCTGTGTATTGCTTTATTTCTTGCTATACTGCTGTACTTTGCATATCTGCACATGAAACGGATCTATTTTGAGTTGCAGCAAAAGAATACGGAGATCAATAACCAACGGGACGAGCTGGCTCTGCAACGGGAGCAACTGGTGGTTATGAATGAAAAGATTGAGGACGTTACAGCTCAGAAACTGCGTTTTTTTACCAATGTTTCCCACGAGTTAAGGACACCGTTATCGCTGTTGATTTCACCCATTGACCGGATATTGGAAATGAAGAAGTTTCCGGAGATTCACCGTGAACTGATGGTGATGAAGAACAATACCGACCGTTTGTTGAGGCTGATTACCCAATTACTCGACTTCCGGAAGATCGAAGGAAACGAGATGAAACTCTATGTGAAGGAGCAAAACATTGTTTCTCTGGTCAAGAACGCCAAATCGGCATTCAACTATCAGGCGCATATCAAGATGATAGATTACACCATGTCTCTTCCCTGCGAAAGCGTTGATATATTTTACGATGAGGATAAAATAGAGAAGGTGATACTCAATCTTTTGTCAAACGCCTTTAAGTTTACCCCTAAAGCCGGAAAGATACGGGTGGAGCTGATTGATGATGCCGAAGCGGTAATTATTACGGTATCAGATACCGGTAAAGGTATGCTGCCGGAGCAGATGAACCGGGTGTTTGAGCGCTTCTATCAGGGAGCAGGTGATTATAGCAGCGGTACAGGGATCGGACTGAACCTCTCCAAAGAGTTTATAGAGCTACATGGCGGAACGCTTTCGGTGGAGAGCCATCCGGGTGAGGGGAGCCGCTTTACCATTGTGTTGAAAAAAGGCAAAGCGCACTTTAATCCTGAAACTACCTGTTACAATATTGATGAATGCCTGCAAAAGGAACAAATCTTTGAGATGCCGGTATTCAAAGAGGTGGAGATGTCGGTGGATAATATCACAGAGTCAAGGGAGCATACACTGCTCATTGTGGAAGATGATGATAATCTGCGTGAGTATCTTAAAACCACATTCCGGCAGGAGTATAACGTCCAGATTGCTACCAATGGAAAGGAAGCGCTTCAGGTGTTACGCGACAATGAAGTCAGCCTGATTGTTTGTGATGTCATGATGCCCGAAATGGATGGGTTTGAATTTTGTAAAACGGTAAAATCCGATTTAGCCATCAGCCATATTCCCATCATTATGCTTACGGCCCTGACCGGTGAAGAGCAGATGATCAACGGCCTTTCATTAGGAGCAGATGATTATCTGTCCAAACCATTCAATACCAAACAACTTCAACTGAAAATCAGGAATCTCTTGTCTCTGAAGAAGCAGATAAAAAGTTATTTCAAGAATGAATTCTTTGGAAGTTATGCCGATGTGGAGCTGGATTCATCCGATAAGCTGTTTATCAAGAAGGTGTGCGCTGTACTTGACGATAATCTCAGTGAAAGCGACATTAGCATAGAGAAGGTAAGCCAGGAAATTGGTTTGTCCCGGATTCATATGTACCGTAAGATAAAAGAGATAACCGGCTATTCTCCAAGTGAGTTTTTCAAAAGCTATAAAATCAAGAAGTCATTGCCGCTTCTGGCTGCAAAGAATCTCACCATCAGTGAAATTGCCTATCGGTGCGGTTTTACCTCACCATCTTATTATTCGAAGTGTTTCAAGGAGGTGTTGAATATTTCCCCTACGGAATATCAGATGAATCATTGA
- a CDS encoding SAM-dependent methyltransferase — MQEFWNERYSSNEFAYGERPNEYLRAKLKGIQPGKILFPAEGEGRNAVYAATLGWQVSAFDLSEEGKKKAELLAQRHLVQINYQTGEFSLHDYPAESFDAVGLIYAHFPAEKRSEYHQTADRWLKKGGLVILEGFSKKHRQFNEADEKAGGPRDERMLFSLEEIKSDFPNYQIIELCETETILHEGLYHNGKAAVIRFVGRKM, encoded by the coding sequence ATGCAAGAATTCTGGAACGAAAGATACAGCAGCAATGAGTTTGCTTACGGAGAGAGGCCCAATGAATACCTACGGGCGAAACTGAAAGGCATTCAGCCCGGTAAGATTCTATTTCCGGCAGAAGGGGAAGGCCGAAACGCAGTGTATGCAGCAACCCTTGGATGGCAGGTTTCGGCATTTGACCTGAGTGAAGAGGGCAAGAAGAAAGCCGAACTATTGGCGCAAAGACACCTTGTGCAAATCAATTATCAAACCGGAGAATTCAGTTTACACGATTACCCCGCGGAATCGTTCGATGCGGTTGGGTTGATATATGCCCATTTCCCGGCTGAAAAAAGATCCGAATACCACCAAACAGCAGATCGTTGGTTGAAAAAAGGAGGTCTGGTCATCCTGGAAGGATTCAGCAAAAAACATCGCCAGTTTAATGAAGCGGATGAAAAAGCGGGTGGCCCACGGGATGAGCGAATGCTCTTCTCTCTGGAGGAAATCAAATCGGATTTCCCTAACTACCAGATTATCGAGTTATGCGAAACGGAGACAATCCTGCATGAAGGGTTGTATCACAACGGTAAAGCGGCTGTAATTCGGTTTGTGGGGAGGAAAATGTAG
- a CDS encoding RteC domain-containing protein, with product MKTEKARELCDFMEGAIGFFQYIFEGGSYPSDIQKGKTAYTKERFKEKYENFYSELVENIREYQDVDVIYDYLIDSFEYLVEWDGFDDDLNREIMQSGNDVSYLLKLKLLINEYNDLLYDFYETGNSTTDMVDKTFDQVMDSLEAEREEQSGLVPPMDKRFDFDQMIAECREQGLDTLAQIHLINDRLFDLKQWQLKFDKLKTTKLSSGKMKSEYVYSPVYYPNFIQLCALERERLEMRLELEKKALTHKAIENNPVIIQGGDSTPYNWNVSATDLLELVAALYKSDSLKRKDGRPLTRKELIDYFQQIFNMEIKDAEGKLNKATSRKKNMTPYLDGLKTAFESYVEEKEEKLAGRK from the coding sequence ATGAAAACAGAAAAAGCAAGGGAACTATGTGATTTTATGGAAGGAGCCATCGGGTTCTTTCAATATATTTTTGAAGGAGGATCTTATCCATCAGATATTCAAAAAGGAAAAACAGCATATACGAAAGAGCGATTCAAAGAAAAGTACGAAAACTTTTATAGTGAGTTGGTCGAAAATATTCGCGAATATCAGGATGTTGATGTAATCTATGATTATCTGATTGATTCGTTTGAGTATCTCGTTGAGTGGGATGGCTTTGATGACGATCTGAACCGGGAGATTATGCAGTCGGGAAATGATGTCAGTTATCTCTTGAAACTGAAACTGCTGATTAATGAATACAATGATTTGTTGTATGACTTTTATGAGACAGGGAATTCAACTACCGATATGGTTGATAAAACCTTCGATCAGGTAATGGATAGTCTGGAAGCAGAGAGAGAAGAACAATCCGGTTTGGTGCCGCCAATGGATAAGCGTTTTGATTTTGATCAGATGATAGCCGAATGTCGCGAGCAAGGGTTGGATACTCTGGCGCAAATACATCTGATTAATGATCGGCTTTTTGATCTGAAACAATGGCAGCTTAAATTTGATAAGCTTAAAACCACAAAGTTATCATCAGGGAAAATGAAGAGCGAATATGTCTATTCACCGGTCTATTATCCTAATTTTATTCAACTATGTGCTCTTGAACGGGAGCGATTGGAGATGAGGCTGGAGCTTGAAAAGAAAGCCCTTACCCATAAAGCTATTGAAAACAATCCGGTCATTATTCAGGGAGGCGACTCAACACCATACAACTGGAATGTTTCGGCAACGGATTTACTCGAATTGGTAGCTGCCCTGTATAAAAGTGATTCCCTGAAGCGTAAAGATGGAAGGCCACTCACCCGCAAAGAGCTGATAGATTACTTTCAGCAGATTTTCAATATGGAAATAAAAGATGCGGAGGGTAAACTCAATAAGGCCACATCCCGCAAGAAGAATATGACTCCTTATCTGGATGGTCTCAAGACTGCTTTTGAGAGCTATGTGGAGGAGAAGGAGGAGAAGTTGGCGGGGAGAAAGTGA
- the tnpA gene encoding IS200/IS605 family transposase has translation MPFIKVYIHFVWSTKNRHPYLHTPDLRKKMWKHILDNAKQKGIYIDFVNGYVEHCHCLVSLGDDQTMRKVMQLIKGESSFWINKSGLLNEKFEWQDEYFAVSVSESMLDKVRDYIKNQESHHTRKSWDDEYKELMEKYGFQRFKDE, from the coding sequence ATGCCATTCATCAAGGTTTATATTCATTTCGTCTGGTCAACCAAGAACAGACACCCTTATCTGCATACCCCGGATTTACGGAAGAAAATGTGGAAACACATTCTGGACAATGCAAAGCAAAAAGGAATCTATATTGATTTTGTGAATGGTTATGTAGAGCATTGCCACTGTTTGGTATCCCTGGGAGACGACCAAACTATGCGTAAGGTCATGCAGCTCATCAAAGGCGAATCTTCATTTTGGATCAATAAATCGGGATTATTGAATGAGAAATTTGAATGGCAGGATGAATATTTTGCAGTGTCAGTTTCTGAATCTATGCTTGATAAGGTGAGGGATTATATTAAAAATCAGGAGAGCCATCATACCCGTAAAAGCTGGGATGATGAGTATAAAGAGTTGATGGAAAAATATGGTTTCCAGAGATTCAAGGATGAATAA
- a CDS encoding SWIM zinc finger domain-containing protein translates to MEIKLNEFEQFIDPKIVKRGLVYFNDDKIIAFEEDGPDEYLALVDGSDNEYEVSLKTKSGLLVDWECDCPYDDGPVCKHVVACLYYMRENDLTIELPVENPKETKSQPKPKSKTDQIEELLTKLSHDELKKVIYEQCQNDRSFRDMFIARYSDLTESASKELYVKQIREVMNSHADRSGFIDYYSISEATGEIDQLEGLAEKMINKGEYRIAMYMAQALLEEMVAALQYVDDSGGDVGGLIEQAMDLLHQIIRENRDEPLRKELFTYALDAFEKKLFDGWDWHLGMINLAIELQTTQEEYDRIDQILQSVKPNGESWDWNFEQATKLRLQLLKKKGIQSDVEAFMQAHINMSDFRTEIINNLIAGKDYEKALKIAEDGIQYDEKEKPGLVTQWREMQLEIYEKCKNRDKIIELARYQFLNKGRRPGKEYFALMKKLVETSEWNSFVDRLIVDAKKRRWIEFYQISEVFITEKRWEELFNFLSENITFYHLEHVEKYLLPRYVNELATYYTTLIHNELKHATSRDHYRQMAGYLKRVVNMGKRDVTDAVIDSLKKQYSNRRAMIEELSKV, encoded by the coding sequence ATGGAAATAAAACTAAACGAATTCGAACAATTTATTGATCCTAAAATCGTAAAACGGGGTCTGGTATATTTCAACGATGATAAGATAATCGCATTTGAAGAAGACGGTCCGGACGAATATTTAGCGTTGGTCGATGGCTCTGATAATGAATATGAGGTTTCTTTAAAGACCAAAAGCGGTTTGTTAGTTGATTGGGAGTGCGACTGCCCTTACGACGATGGCCCTGTTTGTAAACATGTGGTCGCATGTCTCTATTATATGAGAGAAAACGATTTGACGATCGAATTGCCGGTTGAGAATCCGAAAGAAACGAAGTCGCAGCCCAAACCCAAAAGTAAGACAGACCAGATAGAAGAGCTGTTGACGAAACTGTCACATGACGAACTAAAAAAGGTAATTTATGAACAATGCCAAAATGACCGTTCGTTCAGGGATATGTTTATAGCCCGGTATAGTGATTTGACAGAGTCTGCATCGAAGGAATTGTACGTGAAACAAATCCGGGAAGTGATGAATTCACATGCGGATAGATCCGGTTTTATAGACTATTACAGCATTAGTGAAGCGACCGGGGAGATTGATCAACTGGAGGGGCTGGCAGAAAAGATGATCAACAAGGGGGAATATCGCATTGCTATGTATATGGCTCAGGCTCTTCTTGAGGAAATGGTGGCAGCATTACAATATGTGGATGATAGCGGTGGTGACGTTGGAGGGTTAATAGAGCAGGCAATGGATTTACTTCATCAGATTATCCGTGAAAACAGGGATGAGCCATTACGAAAAGAGTTGTTCACTTATGCTCTGGATGCATTTGAAAAGAAACTTTTCGATGGCTGGGATTGGCATTTGGGAATGATTAATCTTGCGATTGAGCTGCAAACTACTCAGGAAGAGTATGACCGGATTGATCAGATTTTGCAATCAGTTAAACCCAATGGGGAATCGTGGGATTGGAATTTTGAACAAGCCACAAAGCTCCGTCTGCAATTGTTGAAGAAAAAGGGGATACAGTCAGATGTTGAGGCCTTTATGCAGGCTCATATCAATATGTCTGATTTTCGAACTGAAATTATCAATAACCTGATAGCCGGAAAGGATTACGAAAAGGCGCTCAAGATAGCTGAAGATGGAATCCAATACGACGAAAAAGAAAAACCGGGGTTAGTCACTCAATGGCGGGAGATGCAATTGGAGATTTATGAGAAATGTAAGAACCGGGATAAAATCATTGAGTTGGCCAGGTATCAGTTTCTGAATAAAGGCAGACGTCCCGGAAAGGAATATTTTGCTCTGATGAAAAAGCTGGTCGAAACTTCAGAATGGAACAGTTTTGTGGATAGGCTTATTGTGGATGCGAAAAAGAGAAGATGGATAGAGTTTTATCAGATTTCGGAGGTCTTTATTACGGAAAAACGATGGGAAGAGCTGTTTAATTTCCTGAGTGAAAATATTACATTCTATCATCTGGAGCATGTTGAGAAATATTTATTGCCCCGATATGTCAATGAATTGGCTACATATTACACGACATTGATTCATAATGAATTAAAACATGCGACCAGCCGCGATCATTACAGGCAGATGGCCGGGTATCTCAAACGTGTAGTGAATATGGGTAAACGAGACGTTACAGATGCTGTAATTGATAGCCTGAAAAAACAATATTCGAATCGTAGGGCTATGATTGAAGAATTGAGTAAGGTATAG
- a CDS encoding DUF6266 family protein, which produces MRKSMANFNTYVHRGQNVVSSKAFNRKDANTDAQQLQRACFKLTADFYQSMGGFIDAGFPVRPERYSPYNFFMYLNMPNAIDTSGDAPALIYEKLQLAKGSLAAVNVMTTSLGDAGLTLGCESNQSYPYSSADDVIMVLVKAKNGALYAKRQPRGSEENWTVTVTLPKLLAADIECVFLFATTADGKKASNTVYVPLIG; this is translated from the coding sequence ATGAGAAAATCAATGGCTAACTTCAACACTTATGTACACCGCGGACAGAACGTGGTGAGTTCGAAAGCCTTCAACCGGAAGGATGCCAATACGGATGCTCAGCAACTCCAACGGGCATGTTTCAAGCTGACGGCTGATTTTTACCAGTCGATGGGCGGCTTCATTGATGCCGGGTTTCCGGTACGTCCCGAACGGTACTCTCCGTATAACTTTTTTATGTATCTGAACATGCCTAACGCTATTGATACCAGCGGTGATGCACCAGCGCTTATCTACGAAAAACTGCAACTTGCTAAAGGTTCATTAGCGGCGGTAAATGTGATGACAACCTCTCTGGGAGATGCGGGGTTAACACTCGGTTGTGAATCGAATCAGAGTTATCCATATTCGTCAGCCGATGATGTGATAATGGTCTTGGTGAAGGCAAAAAACGGAGCATTGTATGCAAAACGTCAGCCACGCGGGAGTGAAGAGAACTGGACTGTAACGGTTACGTTACCGAAGTTGTTAGCTGCGGATATTGAATGTGTCTTTTTGTTTGCCACAACAGCTGATGGGAAAAAGGCATCCAATACAGTGTATGTGCCACTTATAGGGTAG
- a CDS encoding ATP-binding cassette domain-containing protein, producing the protein MSETLLEALMQLFALLSDIIKADDRGRTRSLVNFFLSKYYSKEFVEAYLERYDFYLDKYQGAVRQDKNEQKGSSNSERYLKILEISRHVNAEMEEEPRVILIGLLLNFMKSDEEVGEQALAFVSILARELQINENDYRNINDFILKRPEEVSDKAALLLISGNKELPLVGIKHIYNPPQQVLVWVLHVRSTNSFFFRYSGPRNLYMNGTMMEQDRAYLLNAGSIIKTSLMPPVYYGTIAEKFIHREDKGKIIYRAIDIEYKFNATQIGIHKFSFRGRSGQLVAVMGGSGTGKSTLLNVLNGSYKLSNGSISVNGYDLHAESGKLQGVIGFVPQDDMLIEELTVFENLYYNAKLCFSHIDHDGIVKLVEKALSDFDLVEARDLVVGNPLRKVLSGGQRKRLNIALELIREPSILFVDEPTSGLSSMDSEKVIVLLKRQTLKGRLVIINIHQPSSDLYKLIDKLLIIDKGGHIIYNGNPMDAIVYFKKQAHYVNAEERECNVCGNVKTEQPLRIIEARIVGPNGKPVRKRRVKPEDWYQLYLENFERKFAWKSKALKQKKEKLPANLYNIPGRFNQFKTFIMRDTLAKIKDKQYLLINLLEAPVLAVILGFFTKFIAGTASDPNAYVFSKNENLPAYLFMSVVVALFLGLNVSAEEIIKDRKLLKREQFLNLSRFSYLSSKIVILFTISAIQSLLFVLIGNSILEIQGLTFSYWAILFSTACFANILGLNISSGLNSVVSIYILIPLILVPQILFSGVIVNFDKLHRSFSSEQYVPVIGDMMTSRWAFEALSVNQFMNNKYESKLYDQERGMSQTTFIASSLIPELESLNENCKQELESKDVFSLNHDVKVIGSEIEKIEREFPTMKSTFNVGLDNYDKTTYNGLKTALTNAKQILNDQYKVYRSQKDVELNKLAVKLGGNDALFRFKEQYYNDALSSVLLKKDEFNEIRYTGDRFIQKRDPVYQLPSSDWGRAHFYSPVKILYGITIPTPLFNVLFIWLSAALFYIALYCDLLRKLIKYIERFRLRRINQRLQRMSGHI; encoded by the coding sequence ATGAGTGAAACACTACTTGAAGCCCTGATGCAATTGTTCGCCCTCCTCTCTGATATTATCAAAGCGGATGATAGAGGCAGGACCCGCTCATTGGTGAATTTCTTTCTTTCAAAATATTACAGCAAAGAATTTGTTGAAGCTTACCTGGAGCGTTATGACTTCTATTTGGATAAATATCAGGGCGCTGTACGTCAGGATAAGAATGAACAAAAAGGAAGTAGCAATAGTGAAAGGTATCTGAAGATTCTGGAGATCAGCAGGCATGTGAATGCCGAAATGGAAGAGGAGCCCAGGGTCATTTTGATCGGATTGCTCCTTAACTTCATGAAAAGTGATGAAGAGGTCGGAGAACAAGCACTTGCTTTTGTAAGTATCCTGGCCCGTGAGCTTCAGATCAATGAGAATGATTACAGAAATATCAATGACTTCATTCTGAAGCGTCCCGAAGAAGTGTCAGACAAAGCTGCACTGTTATTGATTTCCGGGAATAAAGAGTTGCCTCTCGTAGGGATAAAACATATTTACAACCCACCTCAACAGGTCTTGGTTTGGGTATTGCACGTCAGAAGCACCAATTCATTCTTTTTCAGATACAGTGGCCCCCGAAACCTCTATATGAACGGAACCATGATGGAGCAGGATAGGGCTTATCTGTTAAATGCCGGTTCGATCATTAAGACATCGCTGATGCCACCGGTGTATTATGGTACAATAGCTGAAAAGTTTATTCATCGGGAAGATAAAGGCAAGATTATCTATAGGGCTATTGATATCGAATACAAATTCAACGCTACCCAGATTGGTATCCATAAGTTTAGCTTCAGAGGCCGGTCAGGTCAGTTGGTGGCTGTCATGGGGGGAAGCGGAACCGGGAAATCAACATTGCTCAATGTCTTAAACGGAAGTTATAAATTAAGTAATGGATCCATTTCCGTCAATGGATATGATCTGCACGCTGAATCCGGCAAACTACAGGGTGTTATCGGGTTTGTCCCTCAGGATGATATGTTGATTGAGGAGCTGACCGTATTTGAAAACCTCTATTACAATGCCAAATTGTGTTTCAGTCATATCGATCATGATGGTATCGTTAAACTGGTCGAAAAAGCGCTGTCAGACTTTGATCTGGTGGAAGCCCGTGATCTTGTCGTTGGAAACCCGTTAAGGAAAGTCCTGAGCGGTGGTCAACGCAAACGGCTTAATATTGCCCTTGAGTTGATCAGGGAGCCCTCTATATTGTTTGTAGATGAACCCACTTCCGGTTTGTCTTCCATGGATTCGGAAAAAGTCATCGTCCTGCTGAAAAGACAGACCTTAAAAGGCCGTTTGGTAATCATCAATATACATCAGCCTTCATCCGATCTTTACAAGCTAATCGACAAGCTTTTAATCATTGATAAAGGGGGACATATTATATATAACGGCAACCCCATGGATGCCATTGTATATTTTAAAAAACAGGCACACTATGTCAATGCCGAAGAACGCGAGTGTAATGTTTGCGGTAATGTTAAAACAGAGCAACCACTCCGGATAATCGAAGCCCGAATTGTAGGCCCGAATGGAAAACCTGTGCGTAAACGACGGGTGAAACCAGAGGATTGGTACCAGTTATACCTTGAGAATTTCGAGAGGAAATTTGCATGGAAATCAAAAGCATTAAAGCAGAAAAAAGAGAAATTGCCTGCAAACCTTTACAATATACCGGGTAGGTTTAATCAATTCAAGACCTTCATCATGCGCGATACACTGGCGAAGATCAAGGATAAGCAATACCTGTTGATAAATCTGCTTGAAGCTCCTGTATTGGCCGTGATACTTGGCTTTTTTACCAAATTCATTGCAGGAACAGCCTCTGATCCCAATGCCTACGTATTCAGCAAAAATGAAAACCTGCCCGCTTACTTGTTTATGAGTGTGGTGGTGGCATTGTTCCTGGGGTTGAACGTAAGTGCCGAAGAGATAATCAAAGACAGGAAACTGCTAAAAAGGGAGCAATTCCTGAACCTGAGCCGGTTTAGCTATTTAAGCAGTAAGATAGTGATCCTTTTTACTATTTCGGCTATTCAGTCCCTGTTGTTCGTTTTGATCGGAAATTCAATCCTTGAAATTCAGGGTCTTACATTCAGCTACTGGGCCATTTTATTTTCGACCGCCTGCTTTGCCAATATCCTTGGTTTAAATATCAGTAGTGGACTCAATTCTGTGGTGTCGATTTATATCCTGATACCCTTAATCCTGGTACCACAAATCCTGTTCAGCGGGGTTATTGTGAATTTCGACAAGTTGCACCGTTCTTTCTCCTCAGAGCAATATGTACCGGTGATTGGTGATATGATGACTTCACGCTGGGCTTTCGAAGCTCTGTCGGTAAATCAATTTATGAACAACAAATACGAATCAAAACTATATGATCAGGAAAGAGGCATGAGTCAGACTACTTTCATTGCTTCATCCCTTATCCCCGAACTTGAGTCGTTGAACGAAAACTGTAAACAGGAACTGGAGTCAAAAGACGTGTTTTCTCTGAACCATGATGTAAAAGTGATCGGATCAGAGATTGAGAAGATCGAAAGAGAATTCCCGACAATGAAAAGTACATTTAATGTAGGGCTGGACAACTATGATAAAACCACTTACAATGGGCTTAAAACAGCGTTGACGAATGCAAAGCAAATACTGAATGATCAATACAAAGTATATCGCAGCCAGAAAGATGTTGAATTAAATAAACTTGCCGTGAAACTGGGTGGTAACGACGCTCTGTTTCGGTTTAAAGAACAATATTATAATGACGCGTTGTCATCTGTCCTTCTGAAAAAAGACGAGTTTAACGAGATCAGGTACACAGGCGATCGTTTTATACAAAAGCGCGATCCTGTTTACCAGCTACCGTCATCGGATTGGGGCCGGGCGCATTTTTACTCTCCGGTAAAAATATTGTATGGTATTACAATTCCGACCCCTTTGTTCAACGTCTTGTTTATCTGGCTATCCGCTGCTCTGTTTTACATCGCTCTGTATTGCGACTTGCTACGGAAGCTGATTAAATACATAGAAAGGTTCAGGTTACGGAGAATCAACCAACGATTGCAACGAATGTCAGGGCATATATAA